One genomic segment of Ipomoea triloba cultivar NCNSP0323 chromosome 9, ASM357664v1 includes these proteins:
- the LOC116030902 gene encoding phosphatidylinositol 4-phosphate 5-kinase 6-like: MSKEFSGIVRAWELTLRKSQAAAKRRANGIFSTMSVSHVDDDLDVPGDVYHVEKVFSHGDMYTGQWSDNCPNGQGKYLWSDGCMYIGDWVGGKTMGKGKFSWPSGTTYDGQFKNGYIDGEGLFTACSNDTYKGSWAFNLKHGRGSRTFPNGDYYSGEWRRGLPDGQGRYQWSNGNQYVGQWKNGKMNGSGAMMWANGNKFDGCWEDGEPKGNGTFRWVDGSFYMGVWSRDPNEQSGTFYTLASQPGSSDWDPRELYSVHLEGCKLATGEEITVFPSEKMINWPCEGEFLQKQFIGKVHKTKSKPRRKSVDGRPSDGEGFNVDTDCDTRSDITFGQYHFGSLRSEGLGSFNGNDPDAPRGLRSHCIKIQPAKTQGETISKDHKNYELMLNLQLGIRHSVGRPAPATSLDLKATAFDPREKVWTRFPPEGSKHTPPHQSCDFRWKDYCPLVFRTLRKLFKVDPADYMISICGNDALRELSSPGKSGSFFYLTNDDKYMIKTMKKSEVKVFIRMLPAYYNHVRSFENTLVTKFFGLHCVKMTGPAQKKVRFVIMGNLFCSEFAIHRRYDLKGSSLGRLTDKPESEIDSTTTLKDLDLNLVFRLPKVWYEEFCRQVDHDCDFLEQERIMDYSLLVGVHFKEVSSSGEPVIIDVLTAGETGDLDGEGAAPQLCSAADTGSSWYLSGSLGINMAAKAELTVRRSDEVLVGEPTGQYYDVILFFGIIDILQDYDISKKLEHAYKSFQYDPTSISAVDPRQYSQRFKNFVLKAFADDTFS, from the exons ATGAGCAAAGAATTCAGTGGCATTGTGAGGGCCTGGGAATTGACATTAAGGAAATCACAAGCAGCTGCAAAGAGAAGGGCAAACGGCATTTTTTCAACAATGTCGGTGTCCCATGTGGATGATGACCTTGATGTTCCTGGGGATGTCTACCACGTTGAGAAAGTTTTCTCCCATGGAGACATGTATACAGGGCAGTGGTCAGACAACTGCCCCAATGGCCAGGGAAAGTACCTGTGGTCTGATGGGTGTATGTATATTGGGGATTGGGTAGGGGGCAAGACCATGGGCAAGGGGAAGTTCAGTTGGCCATCTGGAACCACCTATGATGGCCAATTCAAGAACGGCTACATCGATGGCGAGGGCCTTTTCACTGCCTGCTCCAATGACACCTACAAAGGCTCATGGGCTTTCAACTTGAAACATGGTAGGGGCTCCAGGACTTTCCCCAATGGGGATTACTATTCAGGGGAATGGCGCCGTGGGCTGCCAGATGGGCAGGGAAGGTACCAGTGGTCCAATGGGAATCAGTACGTTGGACAATGGAAGAATGGGAAGATGAATGGCAGTGGGGCAATGATGTGGGCAAATGGGAATAAGTTTGATGGATGCTGGGAAGATGGAGAGCCTAAAGGAAATGGCACGTTTCGATGGGTGGATGGGAGTTTCTATATGGGTGTCTGGAGTAGGGACCCTAACGAGCAGAGTGGGACGTTTTACACTTTGGCTTCACAACCAGGTAGTTCTGACTGGGATCCTCGAGAATTGTATTCAGTTCATTTGGAGGGATGTAAGCTAGCTACTGGAGAAGAGATAACTGTGTTTCCTTCAGAAAAGATGATAAACTGGCCATGTGAAGGGGAGTTCTTGCAGAAACAGTTCATAGGGAAGGTTCATAAAACGAAGTCAAAGCCTAGACGGAAGTCTGTGGACGGGAGGCCCAGTGATGGAGAGGGCTTTAATGTTGACACTGATTGTGATACGCGTTCAGATATTACTTTTGGACAATATCATTTTGGATCACTAAGAAGTGAAGGGCTTGGGAGTTTTAATGGTAATGATCCAGATGCTCCAAGAGGGTTGAGATCCCATTGCATCAAAATCCAACCAGCAAAGACTCAGGGAGAAACAATATCTAAAGATCATAAGAATTATGAGCTTATGCTCAATTTGCAGCTAGGAATAAG ACATTCTGTAGGAAGGCCTGCTCCAGCTACATCACTTGATCTGAAAGCTACCGCTTTCGACCCAAGGGAAAAGGTATGGACAAGATTTCCTCCAGAAGGATCAAAGCACACTCCCCCTCATCAATCATGTGATTTTAGATGGAAGGATTACTGCCCGCTGGTTTTCAG gACATTAAGAAAATTGTTTAAGGTGGATCCAGCAGATTACATGATATCCATATGTGGCAATGATGCCCTTCGGGAGCTCTCTTCCCCTGGGAAGAGTGGAAGCTTCTTTTACTTGACCAATGATGACAAATACATGATAAAAACCATGAAGAAATCAGAAGTAAAA GTGTTCATTCGAATGCTTCCTGCTTATTACAATCATGTCCGTTCCTTTGAAAATACTTTAGTTACCAAATTCTTTGGCCTTCACTGTGTGAAGATGACTGGACCTGCTCAAAAGAAG GTGCGGTTTGTTATCATGGGGAATCTGTTCTGTAGTGAGTTTGCCATTCACAGACGCTATGACTTAAAAGGTTCTTCACTTGGCCGCTTGACTGATAAACCTGAATCTGAAATTGATTCTACTACCACTCTCAAGGATCTAGATCTCAATTTAGTATTTCGGCTGCCTAAAGTTTGGTATGAAGAGTTCTGCAG GCAAGTGGACCATGACTGCGATTTCCTGGAACAGGAGAGAATTATGGATTACAGTCTATTGGTTGGTGTGCACTTTAAGGAAGTTTCGAGTTCTGGGGAACCAGTTATAATTGATGTTCTTACAGCCGGAG AAACTGGAGATTTGGATGGTGAAGGAGCAGCCCCTCAACTTTGTAGCGCTGCTGACACAGGCTCTTCATG GTATTTATCGGGTAGTTTAGGTATCAACATGGCAGCAAAGGCGGAATTAACAGTGAGGAGAAGTGACGAGGTGCTAGTTGGAGAACCTACGGGGCAGTACTATGATGTCATTCTGTTCTTCGGTATAATCGATATTCTACAAGACTATGACATAAGCAAGAAGCTTGAGCATGCATACAAGTCGTTCCAATACGACCCTACTTCGATCTCTGCTGTCGATCCGAGGCAGTACTCGCAGCGCTTCAAGAATTTCGTACTCAAAGCTTTTGCAGACGACACTTTTAGCTAG
- the LOC116029380 gene encoding F-box protein At3g54460: protein MENRNPIADVSDSIPPDYKLCGFLRAVLRIKVNPNDDLADALPLGSFCRIAGDAHYDVHFVTDNGVVLAPINSPDPDVSGDATAVPSTSKKKKKEKKKKKKSNSMEVIMDTPSTSKKNNKWSRIGMVNGSLSVVHQLHALVAHKCLSIIARVVCVAAENGEARAVLLIDVYLPVALWSGWRFPKSASAAAALFRHVSCDWKARGSILEYAKLGDEDYCSIWNLSDCHALGCKHHCSAPDPSKKKLFELHEIFKSLPSIVKKVDPDTSRINAADPSRPGIWLVADDILVNILSSLDPIDLVRVSATCHHLRHLTASIMPCMKLKLFPHQQAAVDWMLQRERDVRPLPHPLYMDFVTEDGFVFYLNAVSGEVVTDVAPKVNDFHGGMFCDEPGLGKTITLLSLILKTQGTLAEPPDGVEVIWCSHNGDQKCGYYELRSDNDAGVLPANRGMGQKARRGMFSPDKLMPKRSLQSSLPLRSTFVDSAECVTDPEIKLLPVTFSTPPTCATRCTRSWSHVKRNLMLAYEESALSPEEKNPNKSFKKRKHVSNGQSENMTKKQHSQSHELSSTQKKLKNFNVDDLEHDETWVQCDACRRWRRVDDASAMDISGAWFCSMNTDPLFQTCSAPEESWDSKQPVTYLPGFHTKGTPGGMEENVSFFINVLKDHYTFIDSETKKALTWLAKLSAERLSEMEAAGLVYTFVDIGVPHPYNRIFQAFGLVKRVEKGFTRWLYPRALVNLVFDLDALRIALCRPLNSFRLYLSRATLVVVPSNLVDHWRTQIEKHVRHGQLRVFAWTDRRKPSVHNLAWDYDVVITTFNRLSAEWSPQKKSALMQVHWLRIVLDEGHTLGSSLSLTNKLQMAVSLKATNRWILTGTPTPNIPNSQLSHLQPMLKFLQEEAYGQNQKSWETGIIRPFEAEMEEGRSRLLQLLHRCMISARKKDLLAIPPCIKKVMFLNFTQDHARSYNELVETVRRNILMADWNDPSHVESLLNPKQWKFRSATIRNVRLSCCVAGHVSVTDASQDIQETMDILVGNGLDPSSEEYAFIKYNLQFGGDCMRCKVWCRLPVITPCKHLLCLDCVSLDSEKCTFPGCGNLYEMQSPEILTRPENPNPKWPVPQDLIELQPSYKQDDWNPDWQSTSSSKVTYLVHRLREIQEANRLLVQTIEDEGANSVNDIRLPFLRSNISMTLHGPESDICQVLPEKVIIFSQFLEHIHVIEQQLTIAGIEFASMYSPMHSANKIKSLATFQHDANCLALLMDGSAALGLDLSFVSRVYVMEPIWDKSMEEQVISRAHRMGATRPIFVETLAMSGTIEDQMLKFLQDPDEFRSLLKEAHDKQGRDGSRLHRTVHDFAENNYLARLSFVRTSCSET, encoded by the exons ATGGAGAACCGGAACCCTATTGCCGACGTTTCAGATTCAATCCCTCCAGACTACAAGCTCTGCGGTTTCTTACGCGCAGTCCTTAGGATTAAAGTTAACCCTAACGACGACCTCGCCGATGCCCTACCTCTCGGCTCCTTTTGCCGCATTGCCGGCGACGCTCACTATGACGTACACTTCGTTACGGATAACGGCGTCGTTTTGGCCCCTATTAATAGCCCGGACCCTGACGTCAGTGGCGATGCTACTGCGGTGCCCTCAAcctcgaagaagaagaagaaggagaagaagaagaagaaaaagtcgAACAGTATGGAGGTTATTATGGATACGCCCTCCACTTCGAAGAAGAATAACAAGTGGAGTAGAATCGGGATGGTTAATGGGAGCTTGAGCGTGGTCCATCAGCTTCACGCGCTGGTGGCGCACAAGTGTTTGAGCATCATTGCCAGAGTGGTTTGCGTCGCGGCTGAGAATGGGGAGGCCAGAGCTGTTCTGCTGATCGATGTCTACTTGCCAGTGGCATTGTGGTCAGGTTGGAGATTCCCTAAGTCCGCCTCTGCTGCAGCTGCGCTATTCCGCCATGTTAG TTGTGATTGGAAAGCTAGAGGTTCAATACTTGAGTATGCCAAACTTGGTGATGAAGATTATTGTAGTATTTGGAATCTTTCCGACTGTCATGCTCTTGGATGCAAACACCATTGTAGTGCCCCTGACCCATCCAAGAAAAAGCTCTTTGAGCTTCATGAAATCTTTAAGAGCTTGCCTAGTATAGTAAAGAAGGTTGATCCTGATACTTCAAGAATAAATGCAGCTGATCCAAGTAGACCTGGTATTTGGTTGGTTGCAGATGATATCTTAGTCAATATTCTTTCTTCCCTTGACCCTATTGACCTTGTTCGGGTATCTGCAACATGTCACCATTTAAGACATTTGACAGCATCAATCATGCCTTGTATGAAACTTAAGCTGTTTCCGCATCAGCAGGCTGCAGTTGATTGGATGTTACAGCGTGAGCGGGATGTTAGACCCTTACCACACCCTCTGTACATGGATTTTGTTACTGAAGATGGATTTGTTTTTTATCTAAATGCTGTGTCTGGTGAAGTAGTAACTGATGTGGCTCCTAAAGTTAATGATTTCCATGGAGGAATGTTTTGTGATGAACCTGGACTTGGTAAAACTATTACTCTTCTTTCTCTCATTCTAAAGACACAAGGAACATTGGCTGAGCCCCCTGATGGTGTGGAAGTGATATGGTGCTCACATAATGGAGATCAAAAGTGTGGTTATTATGAGTTGAGGAGTGATAATGATGCAGGGGTATTACCAGCTAATAGAGGTATGGGACAGAAGGCTAGGAGGGGAATGTTTTCTCCAGATAAATTAATGCCAAAAAGAAGTTTGCAAAGCTCCCTACCTTTAAGATCTACCTTCGTTGATTCAGCTGAGTGTGTAACAGATCCAGAAATCAAATTGCTGCCAGTTACATTCTCCACACCACCAACATGTGCTACACGATGTACCAGGAGCTGGAGCCATGTGAAGAGAAATCTTATGCTTGCATATGAAGAATCAGCTCTATCCCCAGAAGAAAAAAATCccaataaaagttttaaaaagagaAAGCATGTTTCAAATGGTCAATCCGAAAACATGACAAAGAAACAGCATAGTCAATCACATGAATTGTCCTCCACTCAGAAGAAgcttaaaaattttaatgtggaTGATCTTGAGCACGACGAAACTTGGGTCCAATGTGATGCTTGTCGCAGGTGGCGGAGGGTTGATGATGCAAGCGCAATGGATATAAGTGGAGCATGGTTTTGCAGTATGAACACAGATCCTTTATTTCAGACATGTAGTGCTCCAGAAGAATCTTGGGATTCTAAACAGCCTGTTACATACCTTCCAGGATTCCATACCAAAGGAACTCCAGGAGGCATGGAAGAAAATGTATCCTTTTTCATCAATGTGCTAAAAGATCATTATACATTTATTGATTCAGAAACAAAGAAGGCACTTACTTGGCTGGCTAAACTGTCTGCTGAAAGGCTTTCAGAAATGGAAGCGGCTGGATTGGTTTATACTTTTGTAGATATAGGAGTTCCTCATCCATATAACAGAATATTTCAAGCATTTGGTCTCGTTAAGCGGGTGGAGAAGGGATTTACAAGGTGGCTCTACCCAAGAGCTCTTGTCAACTTGGTCTTTGATTTGGATGCACTCCGAATTGCCCTCTGCAGGCCTTTAAATTCATTCAGATTGTATCTGTCACGAGCTACTTTAGTTGTTGTTCCTTCAAATTTAGTTGATCATTGGAGAACTCAGATTGAAAAACATGTCAGACATGGTCAGTTGAGGGTTTTTGCATGGACTGATCGCAGAAAACCTTCTGTGCACAATCTTGCTTGGGATTATGATGTAGTTATAACTACCTTTAATCGTCTAAGTGCTGAATGGAGCCCCCAAAAGAAAAGTGCATTGATGCAAGTTCATTGGCTACGGATAGTATTAGATGAAGGCCATACACTTGGGTCGAGTTTGAGTTTGACAAATAAGTTGCAAATGGCAGTTTCTCTGAAGGCTACAAACCGTTGGATATTAACAGGTACACCGACTCCCAATATCCCTAACAGTCAGCTTTCTCATCTTCAACCAATGCTTAAGTTCCTTCAAGAAGAAGCTTATGGCCAAAATCAGAAATCATGGGAAACTGGCATTATTAGGCCATTTGAGGCGGAGATGGAGGAGGGTCGGTCACGCTTGTTGCAATTACTGCACAGATGCATGATCAGTGCAAGGAAGAAAGATTTGCTAGCAATTCCTCCTTGCATCAAGAAAGTGATGTTCTTGAATTTTACTCAAGACCATGCAAGAAGTTACAATGAGCTGGTAGAAACAGTACGGCGGAATATATTAATGGCAGATTGGAATGACCCTTCTCATGTTGAGAGTTTACTGAACCCAAAACAATGGAAGTTCCGCAGTGCTACCATCAGAAACGTGAGACTTTCTTGTTGTGTGGCGGGACACGTTAGTGTTACGGATGCCAGCCAAGATATTCAGGAAACTATGGATATTTTAGTTGGGAATGGTCTGGATCCAAGTTCAGAGGAGTATGcttttataaaatataaccTTCAATTTGGTGGCGACTGTATGAG GTGCAAAGTATGGTGCCGTTTACCTGTCATTACACCCTGTAAACACCTTTTATGCCTGGACTGTGTTTCTTTGGACAGTGAAAAGTGTACATTTCCTGGCTGTGGTAACTTATATGAGATGCAGAGTCCTGAAATACTAACCCGTCCAGAAAATCCCAATCCAAAGTGGCCTGTTCCACAGGATCTTATCGAGTTACAGCCTTCTTATAAGCAG GATGACTGGAATCCTGATTGGCAGTCTACCTCCAGCAGCAAAGTAACTTATCTTGTACATAGATTGAGGGAAATTCAAGAAGCTAATAGGCTGCTTGTGCAGACTATTGAGGATGAAGGTGCCAATAGTGTTAATGATATTCGTCTCCCCTTTTTGCGTAGCAACATCAGCATGACTTTACATGGACCAGAGAGTGATATCTGCCAAGTTCTTCCGGAGaaagttattattttttctcaGTTTCTTGAGCATATACATGTGATTGAACAGCAG TTAACAATTGCTGGTATTGAGTTTGCTAGTATGTATAGTCCAATGCATTCTGCCAACAAG ATAAAATCACTGGCAACCTTTCAGCATGATGCAAACTGTTTGGCTCTTCTGATGGATGGAAGTGCAGCTTTAGGCCTTGATTTAAGCTTTGTGTCACGTGTTTATGTGATGGAACCAATATGGGACAAAAG TATGGAGGAACAGGTGATTAGTCGTGCTCACAGGATGGGTGCAACACGCCCTATTTTTGTGGAAACTTTGGCAATGAGCGGTACAATTGAAGACCAAATGCTGAAATTCTTACAG GATCCTGATGAATTCAGAAGCCTACTGAAGGAAGCGCATGATAAACAAGGTCGTGATGGATCACGGCTTCATCGCACAGTACATGACTTTGCTGAAAACAATTATCTGGCTAGGCTTAGCTTCGTTCGCACAAGTTGTTCCGAGACATAG